ACCTCTCTGAAACATGCAGGGGGTGGGCATCTGATCTCAGCAGGAAGGAAGCTGAAGGGGAGTAGACTTCCGGACCCCGTGGGGTGCGGGTAGTGAGataggagggaggggctggggcagagcctCTGCCACGATGGCCCCTAGCCTCCTTACCGCTGCTTTGCCTCCGACCCCAGCTCCCCTTCCCATCACCCTGAAAATGGCCCCATCCTAGGAGGCAAGTGACCCTGGCTCCTTTCCGCGCAGGGACTGAGGACCTTTCCTGACCTGGGATTGCCTCCTCCGGGCTCCCCCTGGCAGGTCCTGGGGCTCTTCTCCCTAAGGTCTGCAAGGTAGAGGCATGGTTtctatttcacagaggaggaaaccgaggctcagagagttaGCAACTTCTCCAAGAACCTGTAAGGGCTGCAGCTGGGATCCAGGCCCAGCTGTGGGAACTCCAGAGGGATTTTGTATCAGAGTTGCTCGGTGACTCATGAGGCTTTCTGGAGACATTGGCTAAGGCCCAGGCAGCACTGTGGATTGGAACCAGTGGGTCCCCATGAGCCCATGAGAGCCTCACAGCGGGAGGTGGCTGCGGCCCTGCTGGGTCCCTCACAGTGTTGCCCAGGGAGCTCATGCGGCCTCTTGCAGGGGCAGCAGCAGCAGGTGGGTTTGCAGGCCGCAGGGCCTCCAGGGTGGGTGGTGAGAGCTCCTGAATTCCCACCCACCCCAGTTCTGGACACAGCCGGCCAAGAGGAGTTCAGTGCCATGCGGGAGCAGTACATGCGCACCGGGGACGGCTTCCTCATCGTCTTCTCCGTCACAGACAAGGCGAGCTTCGAGCACGTGGACCGcttccaccagctcatcctgcgCGTCAAGGACAGGTGAGGGCCGCTGGGCCAGACCTCCCGGCTCCGGGCTCAGCagcctctgtctgtctctcagaTTTTCAGGGGAGGCTGTGTAGCAGAGGGGCAGAGCTGCGTTCAGACCTTGGTCCCTCTGACTCCTACGCTAGTTGTGTCAGTGGGGCCAAACTGCCTCCAAGCCTCAGGGGGTCAGTCCTCCGCCAGTCCTCCTAAACTGTACCTACTGATGAGTCAGGAACCAGAGGAAACATCTCTGTTTTTCAGCTCCAATTTGcccaaattttattaaattcaaaGAAAGAGTGAATTTTCAGTCTGCTATACATTGTAATTGGTTAAAGCACATTTGACTATGAGATTTATAAGCCCCTTTCATTAAAGGCTCATTTTTTCCTTAGCATTACATGAAGTAATATTAAGCCCAATCGGTCTTTTCAATTAATTGGGTCCTACACAatgtaaagaaagtaaaaggagAAACTAATGGGAAGACAGCAAGCTTTGAACAAATCTCAGTGAATTGGGAAAAATCCAGTTATTCCAAAGGTAAAGTGTTAATGACTTAACAGCTTTACCAGGAAAagggctacacacacacacacacacagttctccaaGAGATAAGTGTGAGTTAAGCCCCTGAATATAGGAATCTCAAAAGAGAAAGCATAAATGACTCAGATGTAGGAATATAGTCAATCTTTTTGCTAATCCTAGGGAAAATATAAAGTACTGTTTTCACCAAATTATAGTTTTTTTACATGAAAATGTCCAATGATGCCAAAGATGCTGCAAGACTGCCATTTTGTCCATGTTTGGACAGCAGTTTGGCCACATATGTTGGCAGGAATCTTTAAGGCAGACGTGCCTCATGAtcccaccttcctctcctgggagccaCCCTGACGTGGCAGCTGCCATTCACCGAGTGCCAGCTGTGTGCCAGCCCCTGGCTCTGGTGCTCTTCACAAGCCACTGCTGGTGGCCGCAGCAGCTCTGCGAGGTTGGCAGGCGGCAGAGAGATGGGAGGAAGCAGGGCTGGGAACCCAGCCTGATGCAGCAACCCCGTGGCTCCGTCACTGCCAGGCCTGAGCCAGGCATCCCGGAGGGCCCCTTGCTCTCCTTGCAGCAAGCCCCAGGCGTCAAACCAAGACAGCCAGCAGGCCCCAGGCTCCTTTCCCCTGCCTGGAGGCGTGGAGGGAGGGGGCGCTTCAGTCTGTCCCAAGCCAAGTGGGAGGCCCCTGGGCTGTGTCCTGCCTGGGGTGGCTGCTTCGCCtttgctggggtgggggtgaggggaagaTGGCAAAACCTCAGAGCTGCCCTTCCTTTATTTCTCAGAGAGTCATTCCCGATGATCCTCGTGGCCAACAAAGTTGATTTGATGCATTTGAGGAAAATCACCAGGgatcaaggaaaagaaatggcGACCAAACACAATGtaggtcgtgtgtgtgtgtgtgtgtgtgtgtcgggacTCAGGGGACATATAACAGTTGATGTCCCATCATCCCAGCAGTCCCATCTGTGTCACAGAACTCGGGCCCCTGAGGTGGTGGGCTGGCTCCCACAGAGGCTTCACGGGCAGATGAAATGGAGACAGTCTCTGAAACAAGGCAGCAGAGCAGAGCGCCCTCTTGCCAGTCGCTCTCTGCTGTGGGGAGCAGGTACCCTCACAGTGGCTGGCAGCCGTGGTTTTGACCACCTCCTGGCCGCCATGCTGCAGACTCACCTCTGGGCAGTGCAGCACGGGCTCCCGCCCATCTCTGAGCCAGCCACCTGATTATGCTCCGGACACCCCAGCAGCTGCTGCTCCTCatgccctgctctgtgccaggatcGCACAGGGGGagcatttagtcctcacaaccgAATGTTGAGGTTGAGGTAATTATCTCCATCTTACAAGTGGTCAAGCTGAGGCTGGCCCTGGCCGCACAGTGATAGGGCAGGAGTGCCGGGGGGACATCTACACAAGTGAATGGCAGCAGATATCTTGGGGTTTgggttttggttgtttttttttttcagttcactgTGATGCCCCTCTGCCCTCTAAATGGTGCTGGCTGGAGCCGCGGGgcttcctcccacccctccccggCACTGGTCCGCCCGAGCCGTAGCCTCACGGGTCAGGTCTGTAGAAGTCCCCCTCTGCTGGGCAGTCTGCCGGGCTCAGGCCGTGAGCAGGGAGATGAGCTCGGGGCTGCTGCGCTGACCCAGACTCACGTCAGTGCGGACCCGTGTGGCACCTGGGAAGGGGGTGAGAGCCAAAAGGATTTGTTTATCTACTGGGTGTCAGGTGAGAGAGAAAGTGAAGAACCAGGATGGTTCCACAGTTCTGGGCTTGAGCACTTGAGAGCTCAGAGGCCTGGAGGCACAGGGACGGAGGGGATCAGGAGGCGGGGCGGGCAGGAGCCTGACTTTGGATCTGTTTAGTCTGCGTAGCTGAGCAGATACAAGTGGAGAAGTGGAGACGGCAGTGAGGTGTGCCAGTGTGGAGGGAGAAGACTGGGAACTGGCAGCACAGCGTTTAAAGCCATGAGAGCCAAGGGAAGGGGTCGCGGGACTGAGGCTGGGGACCCTTCAATACTGTAATGGGGGGAGATGAGGAAGCCCATAAGGGACTGAGCAGGACATATGAGAACCTGAGTGGGGTGTCACGGAAGCCAAATAAAAAagaagcctggaggaggagggagtgaCCCACTAGGGAAGGTGCTGCTCAGGAGGCTCTGGATGAGGGGTGGGCACCAACAGCTGGGCTTAGCATTAGATGCAGGCCTCCTGGAGAGCGCAGGGACCTCCAGGGCTCGCATCCTGGGCATCAGGCCTGCGGAGTCATCTGCATTTCACAGCCGGCCGTATGATGCCGAGAGGGTCGCTCACAACCCCTTCCTGGGTGTCCGTCCCAAGGAGCCCTGGGCAGGGGTGCTGTGCAGGCTGCAGTGGCCCCTTCTGCACATACAGGGAATGAGACACCAGAGGCTAAGTATCTCCCAGGGCCTCCCAGCTGGTGGGCATTCCCCCCGCATCCCCGGTAGCACCCAGTCTCCAGCCCCTCAGGCGTGTCATTTCTCCCACAGCACATGCTACCACTTCATGTGTCATTTGACCAGATGACTCCGTGATCTGCTATAGACAACATCCTAATTTTAGAGCTCACAAAGCAAGTTCCTCTTTAGCTGCCCCAGGCAGGCTGCCCCACCCGGTGCAGGAAGATGGCACTTCCTAGCCCTTTGGTGGAGTCGGATGGCTGGACTGAGTACTGTTTGTGGCAGGGTTTCCCTTAGCTTGTCTCGTTGCTGCTGAAATCCTTCAGTTCCAAGAACCCAGATAATGCACATCAGCATCTCTTCAGTGGTACAGGCAGGACCCCCAGGAGGAAGGTAGAGGATGTCTGAGGCCCTGGGGGACACTGCAGCTCCTGTACCTCTGGGTGGTGACTTGAGATGGTAGACAGCACCGGCATGAGGCCTCTGGAAGCCAGGGCTCCCTGAGCTGGCGGGATTCTAGGGCATGAAGGGGCTGCAGGTCAGTGCACCCCAGCTGcaggggcctccctgcctcctgctcccCTCTGGGTGTGCACATTCCTCCAGGAAGAGCCTTGTCCTGGCCTCACAGGGTGTTTGAGGGGCACCTACCATGCTGGGGAGAGGCTCTGAAGCTGACCTCGGCACCCCTCCTGTCATGGGAGGCCAGGTGGGCTGTGGAACAGGCACCTGGCTGAAACCCCGATTCTCTGCTGGCCgccatgtggccttgggcaggtaTGTCACCACTCTGAGCTCAGTCTCCCAGTTGCAAAAAGAGTTACTTGCCTACCTCCGAGGGCTGACATGAGGATTAAGTGTGGTCAGGGAGACCTGGGAGGCCGAACAGCCCACAGTCAACTCAGTCCAATAGCCTGTAGTGGGATTGCCCTTTCAGTGTTATCAGAAGCTCAAACATGTGCTGAATGAATATGTCAGAGGTCTGAGCCATGCCCTTTGCATCCCGGTCAGCTGCAAGAGCTCTGGTAGAAGCCACAGCAGTGTGTGAACATCCAGTCTCCCATGGTGACAGTTGACGGAAAGATATAATTACAATGTGTTCTGGGCAATCAATCGTTCACAGCCTACTCTTCTGAAATAACATCTTACCCTGTCCCCCCACTACCACCAACCCGTGCATTTAAAgtgttgatcatttttattttcttcactgtgcttttcttttttcaaatgtgttataATGAAATGCCTTAATTTTGTAATCAGACAAGGGTTATGATGATTACCAAAGTTCCTCAGTTTAATCGCAAGTGGCTTACCTCCATCTCATCTAGGGAAGCCTGTGCACGTTGTGTGAACCCCACACTCCTTCCActtgtggggaggtggggggagtcCTTCCTGCTTTTGTGGGGTCCCCACTATAGGAGAATATGAATGCTCATGGAGCCTCTGGTCTCCCTGTGCCGGACCAAGGCTGGATGTGGACACAACCCTCAAAACCATCCTATGGGGTCACCTGGCCCACATCTCCCAGTGTGCTGCTGCCTTTCATCTGGGTGATGATTCCTCAGCCTGAAACATGCAGACACAAGCCTTTTGTAAACAATGAGCTTCCAGACTGGGGATGCAGATCAAACAAGACAGGGGCTGGCAGGCTGTCTGGGAAGGCACAGACCAGCCAGGGGCCTCCAGGGGACAGAGTCCTGCTCATGACGCAGCCCTGCTGCAGCCTTTCCCACCTGAGTCCCCTCTGGAGGGCCCAGGGAGAGGGGCAGAAGCCCCCCATGGTGAAGAAATACAcctcagaaagaaaacagaaagaaaatagtatGAGAGCATATTTTAGTTTGATAAATGAAACAGCCTTTGGTCttcaactataaaaaaagatcacttttattctatttttaggGGCTTATTAAATATCTCTGTGACTCGAGAACAAGGGGGGCTCAGAGAAGCTGTCCATAAGGCTTTCCAAACTTAAAGAGCTAGAAGCCACCAAGGGGCACGTAGGCTGCCTGAGCTGTAAGGGTACACGGTTCCTTGGGCCCTTGGAGAATTCACATTTTTAGGGAACAGGACTTTGTGGATCTCAGTGCCACTTTTACCAAGTTGAGCCGTGCCTTGCAGATTCCGTACATAGAAACCAGTGCCAAGGACCCGCCTCTCAATGTCGACAAAGCCTTCCACGACCTGGTTAGGGTCATCAGGTGAGTGTGGCCCCTCCCTGCAAACAGAGCCTGTGCAGCAAGGGGGCACTGGCAGGGCCAGGTGAACACAGCTCCCTGTTCCCAGGCCGAGGCAGGTACTTGGACTTCTTATACCTCCAACCATCTCTTCCCCCAAACTTCCCACCTGCCTCTGCCCTACCTGTGGGCATCGGCTGCACAAGCCACAGAGAAGTGGCTTCCCACCTGAGGTGCCAGCTCAgcctcctcctggcctctcctggTCGCAGCCTAGGTGGGCTTTCTCCCAACCCCACAGCTGGCAGCACCATGAAAAGCACCTCCACCCTGGGCAGAGTGCCCTTGACATCTCACCTGAACAGCCCCATTCTGATTCTCAGGCTCATATTCGTCAGCCATAGCATGTATGTCTCCTTTCTGGACCCCACCCACTGACAGTTTCCAAGCATTGTCAGAGATCCTAACCCAGAGTCTCTAGAACCTTCACATGGTCAGGGCCCAAACCTTAATCACCTGGAGCTGGTCTCCCTGTCGCCTACCCTCCCATTTCCTAAGTCCTCAGCCCAACCAGTGGCCTAACCGCTGGTTCTCAACCCCAGGCGTCGAATCTCTTACCTCGTGCTGGTGAGCTCCAGGGCTGTGGTTGGTTAGGAAGTCCCACACGGGGCTCTAGCAGCCCGCCTCCCGGCCTGCCACCTCTCAgccccctgacacacacacacacgcacactctctctctctctctctgtctctttcactcCACAGCCTCAGTCTCATTACTCCCCAGCGGGAGCTGTGATAACGCAGCCTTCACCTTAGGCTTTAACCGGCAATTCTGCGCTCTTTTTTGTACTGGAATATAGTTGCTATAcgatactatattggtttcagatgtacggCATAGTTGTATACATCACTAAATGCTCACcctgataagtgtagttaccccccattaccataccaagatattgcaatattattgtaCTGTCATATTCTCTGTGtagtacttccattcctatgactaatttattttataagtttgtAATTGagtctgtacctctttatccccttcacctgtttcacccattccCGCCCTTCTCCCACGGTAGCCAacggtctgttagtatttgccgCAGTTCTGTACTCTtgaactgttttttttcccaGGCATTTTGCCTCCAGGTAGGATATGCCACCTCACCAGGAGATGTGATGTCTTGGTTACAGACCTGGAGTTCCAAGGGAAGGTTTTAGACAtggagaaaataacagaaaacatgTAAAAAGCTTTTGTACTCTGTTCatcttttatcttatttaaaagaTCAAAACAAAGGCCAACACTATGTGATACGTAAGGTGGGTCATGATGTAAATAAATGTAGCCATGGGCTGAAGTCAGTTCTCGCTGGCAGGCTGGCAGGTTGGGCCCTGAGCGctcccccttcccacctcccttgCCTCAGAGACACCAGGCAGACAGGTGCCCCCGGGGTGGAGGGCAGCAAGCCCACCTGCCGCGCACCCCCACCGGGCACAGGCTGCCGGCCTTAGGccctgaggagggaggaggggcagggaggagcagAGCCCACCCTAACTTTGTTCTTCTGCCCTTCAGGCAACAGATACCAGAAAaaagccagaagaagaagaagaaaaccaaaTGGCGGGGAGACCGGGCCGCTGGTACCCACAAACTGCAGTGTGTGATACTGTGAGAGGCCTGAGGCCCTGGGCACCGTGACCGTGAGCCGGCCGGCCCTCGGGACCCCTCCTCTGCCTCACCGCGCTGAGAGCCGCTTCTAACCACGGCCCTTGGCCTGAGGACTTGGCacgggaagggagaaagggaggcgGGGGCAGAGGGCGTCTGGCTCTGCTGAAAGGGCACAGGCTTTCCCGTGTCCCGCAGGAGGCCAGAAACGGCGCTAAACGGAAGTGGCATCCAAGCCCCACGTGTTGATTCTGCCCATTCCTCCCCTCCTCCGTGGCTGTGTTGTTTCTCCGAACTACATCGTGTTAGTTTGATGTGGAAGTGCTTATCCACGTACAGAGTACACAACAAGCCATGATCCAGTCCCCCATCGCGCCCCCCGGCCACCCCAGTCCGCAGTGTCTGAGCTTGGGTGTCTTttgtagatttttaaattattttagtgatcaatattttattaaaggGGTCTGTGCCCACTGCCTGGTGAAGTTTCAAGTCTTCAGCAGGCTCTCTGATAATATGTCTGGAGTATTATTGTTGGTTTTTAACTGAGTCTTCCCAGCAGTGCCAAAACTCAACTCAATGTGGAAGTGAGTGACTGGGGGAACCCAGGTTAGCAGGGCCTCAGAGAGACAGACCCTGTTGATGGCCTGGGACCTGGAGAGAAGAAAGTTGTGTTTACTCGGAAGCCTGACTGTGGTTGAGACTGTAGACAGTAGGAAACAGTTTTGTTTTGCTGAGGGGAGAGGCTGGCAGGAGCATGTCAATTTTAAAAGGGGTTTTTATCATCCTGGAAATGTATAACTTAAGTAGGCTGATTGGCTTTGCAGATCATTTATTTTCTGCATGGTCTGGGTTCGGTTCTGTCTCTCCCCGCCGTGTGAGAGGGCTTTCTCATACCGCCTGTGCGGCCTGGTGCCTCAGACACGAACACACTGACATGTGTATGTTTCTGCACATCCAAGTAAGCTCATGTGGACACCATTCAGGAAACTCTAGCTAGTGCTAAATCTTAGCCAAAAACAATCCAATACTGTTGTTACTAAAACAGCACTAAGACCTGAAGCCATTTTCCCTTTGAGTCAACTGACTTCTACTTCTAAGGCCCAGTAATTGAGCAAACTCCTTTAAGCATTTGCAAACTTAGTATTAAGATGCTTTCTGGCACTTTTCTTAACCTCTTGGATCTTAACTGTAATACATAattggaagagaaaggaaggttgGGCGATGACATGGCTCCCATATACCTGTTTCTACAAGGAAATAGCCTCCCAACCCCTTGATGATGTCCACTTCCCTCTCAGGTGAGCAATGACTGGATTTTTCCAGCCAGGGTGGGGTGGACGGCAGGGTGGGGTGGACACTGGAGAGGAGGTCAGAAGGCGAGGTGGCATGGCTAGTGGCCTGGTTTTCCATATGTTATAAATCAGGTCACTAGGCCAACAAGCATCCCTAGCAGGTAGGAGGGCCACTGTTTGGAGAAAGAAACCCCTCGGAAAGTGATCACCCAACTGGACATCAAGACACCTGGATTCTTCTCGAGTTTTGGAAGTATGCTGAGTTCCCAACTTAGGGGACAGCGGCACCAAGGGGCCCAACCAAAGAGTGATTCTGCTGAAGAATGAAACAGTTGGAACTTCTGTTAGATGGAAAATCAAACTTCTTTATGTGTTTAAATGGCCCTTTCTTCTGACCCTAAAAGgaaggagaacaaagaacatttcaGATCAGGCACTTCAGAGATTCCCAGATCCTATAATGCAAGACAAGACTCTTTCCAACCCTGATGCTCTACTGAGCCACATCCACAGCAGCTCATGCACAGTTTGAATGCAGCTGCATGTCGGAGATGAGGAAAAGGCAAGACAGGCAggagaagaaagaacagagatgCTCTGCATCCAGGGAGTGGCGGAGTGAGCGAGGCTCTGCCCACAGGACAGGGTCTGCTGCTGGGAAACTGCCAGGCATGGAGTGCCGCAGCacaccctgccccctgccctctgcaCAGCCTGCAATTCCCGACAGCCCTGAGCCGGGGAGTCTTGCTGGAAGCAAATCAGTTGACTTAGAATGAAGCCCTTAATGAGGTAACCAGATAAAGGGGTTTCAACTGCTTCTGGTCCCTCCACCCAGCAGAAGCAGCgcctctgccccacccctggCCCCATCTTCCAGGGCATCCATCCTGGACTCAGCCTATGGCTGAGCTCCACAATGCCCGAGGCAGAACCTGGTTAAGGGACGGCCTTGTGCAGCCTCTGCTGTTGAGCCAATGGTCAGCCTGCATCTCCCATGATCTCATTTTCCCCATAGGTGAGATGGGTGATCACTTTGCAGAGACAGTCTTGGTGTTCTAGGGAACTGTGGGCCCTTGTGGCAGGGCAGCTTCCAGACATGTCAGAGTGGAGTGTACCCTCAGTACGTCTTCTCCATGGTCACCTGGCAGGGTCAGGCTGGAAAATCAGGAGCCCAATGGGACTTGTGTCTTTAATGACATCCTGGTGTTCCCAGTGGTTTTCCAGACCTCCTGAAATGTGCTCCCTTCTCATCCCCTGGAGCACACCATTCCTGAAACCCCTTCATCTCATGCCGTTGCCACTGTTTACTCTCAGATTTCCGTCTAAAATTCTGGCACCCTCCTTTAAAGAAAGGGGtgctccctttctccccatcctccctACCCTAGCCTTGGGCTAAGCCACTGCTTCCTGTGCCCTTTGCCACACAGGGGACACTTGGACAGTTTCTCTTAGGACCTTGTGGCACTTGGCTGTGAAGTGTGCCTGGTAGCCTAGTGTGGCCTGTCTCACTTTGCCAGGAGGCATGACCCACGAACACGTGGCAGCTCTCACCCAAAGGCCCCTTAGATTTGTTACTGTAAATCCGGAGCCCCAGGTTCCCTCCTTTAGCAGCCCATTGGATTAGAAATTCCATGTCAGGTTTACTTAGAATGAAAGATACTTGAATTACTGAGCACCGTGAGCACCCAGCATCTGCTGCCCAGTATTAACAGGAGGCCATTGTCATGAAACTACAGTGATCCTGAAGGTCTCGGTAATGCGTGAGCCTTTCGTGTAACTTTCTATTAAGTCTTTGTGTATCTCAACTCATTAATAAAAGAGGAGTacttgtctgacttatttcctcTTACTCCAACACTCTTACTGAAGTTTTGCTGAGAACATTGTAAGTTGTCTGCGTCTACCCAGAACACCCCTGTCTCATAGAGCAAAGCTAAAGTAAGGACACCACCGGTGGCCGTGAGGGCTGTCTCCTCCTGCACGGAGCCAGAGGGTGAGGGCAGGCAGGGTTCAGAGACAGAACCTCCTGATGCTCGGCAGCCCTGGATTCAAGCTCCATCACCGACCTTTATGTGCCTTTGAGCAAGTTACCTGCCCTACTCCTCCGCTAACTAACTGCCTGTGAATGGGAAGTAAGTGTGCACCTCCCAACTAGACTGAGGACTAAACTAAGTGTGGGAGCTTGTGGTGAGGATCCCAGAAATGGTGCTCTTTGTAAAGAACACCTATTAGATTGTCCTTTGTTGCTTTTCATGGAAACTGCCCCAACCTCAAGATTAGTCCTTTGTACAATGTGactgcatttctctgttgattgAACCTGGTGGGTACTAAGCCTCTCTGAGTCCTTTTTCCAGGGAATAGAGACCAAAAGGTATCCCTCTCTTGGGACGATGATAGTTGAAGCATGTAAACCTGGGGGTAGAGGGCATTCTGGGAACAGAGAGCCAGACTGcagaggagtggggtggggtgtgtggtggCCAGTGCAGGCCTGGCTGCCTGCCCCTTCATCCCACACAGATTTGTGGGCCCTGCCACCTGCCAGGCATTGGGCTGAGCGCTGGGTATATGATGGTGGCCAAGGCAAAGTGTCTCCTGGTGCCCATTATCCTTTagttctgtattagtttcctgtggctgtgtTAACAAATTAGCACACACTGAGTGGCTTAAAGCAGTTCATTCTCTCACCattctagaggccagaagtccagaCTGTGTCACTGGGCGGAGGAGAAGGGGTCAGCAGCACTGTGCCCCCTCTGGAGGTTGTAGCGGAGAACCCACCCCCTGCCTCTCCAGCTTCTTGGCTAGGCCTCCCATGGCCTGTGGCCACACTGCGGCAGGCTTCAAGGCCAGCATCTCCAAAGCGCTTCCTGTTCCACCTTCACAAGGCctcctcctgtgtgtgtgtgtcaaattCCCCTCCCTCTCCGCTGATGCTTCCTTCTCCACAGCTGAACAGAATTTCCATGGCCTCCTTCCACCACCTCTACCCACCCACCAGCATCTGCACCCACACACTGCCTTCTGGCTGCTCTGTGAACTGTCAATGCTCCTGATTAAAGCCAGTCTCTCTTCTTGGGCACCAGAATACATCCAGGACATTACTCCAGCACCACACCCCTCTTCCTTCTGCATCGTCCATTTTCTCTCTGCTGGATCTTTCCCAtcttaaacaaaagcaaaaccttCATTTGATCCACCTACTCTGCAAGATACCACTTGCTTCTCTGCTGCCTTTTGCAGGACCATCTTGAAAGAATAATTTAGACTCACCGTCATAAGTTTCTCATTCCCTTCTCTCTAAACTGCTCCAAATAGGCGCTCCCACGCcacttcaccaccaccacccttctCACTGTCACCGGCGGCTTCCGTCTCTGTGTTCACGGTTGGATGTCCAGCTCCTCGTAGTTGATGATCTTAACGCATTGACACAGTTGATCATTCCCTCTTCCCCGTTAAACTTCCTTCCGCCGGCCCTAGGATGCTGCCGTCTCTCGGTGTTTCTCCTTCCTCGTGGCCACTC
The DNA window shown above is from Manis javanica isolate MJ-LG chromosome 3, MJ_LKY, whole genome shotgun sequence and carries:
- the MRAS gene encoding ras-related protein M-Ras isoform X2, with the translated sequence MREQYMRTGDGFLIVFSVTDKASFEHVDRFHQLILRVKDRESFPMILVANKVDLMHLRKITRDQGKEMATKHNIPYIETSAKDPPLNVDKAFHDLVRVIRQQIPEKSQKKKKKTKWRGDRAAGTHKLQCVIL
- the MRAS gene encoding ras-related protein M-Ras isoform X1, producing the protein MATSAVPSDNLPTYKLVVVGDGGVGKSALTIQFFQKIFVPDYDPTIEDSYLKHTEIDNQWAILDVLDTAGQEEFSAMREQYMRTGDGFLIVFSVTDKASFEHVDRFHQLILRVKDRESFPMILVANKVDLMHLRKITRDQGKEMATKHNIPYIETSAKDPPLNVDKAFHDLVRVIRQQIPEKSQKKKKKTKWRGDRAAGTHKLQCVIL